TTGGGCCGCATACAGCTGGGCGGCGGGGCAATCCAGTCCGCCCCGCTGTCCACCGCCCGAGGCATTGTCGTTCAGACCGGGGCGGGTAACCTTATTTTGGTGGGTGTCAGTGACTGACCTGCATTTCAAACCGGTAGTGGCCCTGGTTGGCCGCACCAACGTCGGTAAATCGACTCTGTTCAATCGCCTGACCCGTTCGCGGGCGGCTCTGGTGGCAAATATCTCGGGCCTGACCCGCGACCGCCACTATGGCGAAGGCCGGGTCGGTGATCGGCCTTTCATTGTGGTGGATACCGGCGGCTTCGAACCTGTCGCCACCCGCGGTATTCTGGTCGAGATGGCGCGCCAGACCGCCCAGGCGATTGCCGAATCCGATGTTGTGCTGTTTCTGGTGGATGCCCGCGAAGGCATCAACGCCCACGACCATGAAATTGCCCGCTTGCTGCGCAAGTCCGGCCAGCGCGTTTTGCTGGTGGTGAATAAATCCGAGGGCATGCGCGATCACGGGACACTCAGCCAGTTCCATGAATTGGGCCTGGGCCAGCCGCACCCGATTTCTGCAGCCCATGGCGATGGCATCCCCGATCTGGTCGATCAAGCCTTGCAGCCCCTGCTGCAGGCGGCCAGCAATGCCCAGGATGCAGAAGCAGCGGGCGATGATGATGCTTTCGACCCGGATGCGGTGGTTGACCATCGTATCAAGCTGGCCATTGCCGGGCGGCCCAATGTCGGCAAATCCACGCTGATCAACACGCTGGTTGGCGAAGATCGTGTGATTGCCTACGATCTGCCGGGCACCACCCGGGATGCCATCGAGATTGAATTCCAGCGTGGCGAAAAACGCTACACCCTGATTGATACTGCCGGGCTGCGGCGGCGCGGCAAGGTCTTCGAAACCATTGAAAAGTTTTCCGTCATCAAAACCTTGCAGGCCATCGAGGCGTCCAATGTCGTCTTGTTGCTGATCGATGCCGAGTCCGGGATTTCGGATCAGGACGCGCATATTGCCGGTTTCGCTGCCGAGGCAGGGCGTGCTTTGGTTGTGGGGCTGAACAAATGGGATGCCATTGATCGCGAACAGCGCGAATGGGTGCAACGCGAATACGACCGCAAGCTCCGTTTTCTGTCATTTGCCAAAATGCTGCACCTGTCGGCCCTGAAGGGGCAGGGTATCGGCCCGGTCTTGAAGGCCGTCGATGCCGCGCATGCGGCGGCCTTCGCCAAGCTCTCCACCCCGAAACTTACCCGCGTCCTGCAGGCCGCCGTCGAGCAGCAGCAGCCTCCGCGCAAGGGTATTTTCCGTCCCAAGATGCGCTATGCCCATCAAGGCGGGCAAAATCCCCCCCGCATCATCATCCACGGCAATGCCCTGGATGCCGTGCCGGACTCTTACCGCCGCTATCTCGAAGGTCAGTTCCGCGAGGCCTTCAAGCTCGATGGCACGCCCCTGAGCGTCGAATTCAAGTCTTCGCACAACCCTTATCTGAAGGACAACAATAAGTGAGCACGCTCTGGAGCGATCACATTGCCGGATTGATCCCCTATGTGCCTGGTGAACAGGCCCGGATACCCAATCTGCTGAAGCTCAACACCAACGAGAACCCATACGGGCCATCCCCCAAGGCGATTGCAGCCATGCGGGCGGCCCTGGGCGACGACCTGCGGCTGTATCCCGATCCCCATGGCACGGCGCTGCGACGGGTGATCGCCCGGCGTTATCGTTTAGAGCCCGACCAGGTGTTTCTGGGCAATGGCTCGGACGAAGTGCTGGCGCATGTATTCAACGCCTTTTTTCTGCGGGGTGGGCGGCCTTTGTGGCTGCCGGACATTACCTACAGCTTCTATCGGACGTATTGTCGCTTCTTCGAAGTGCCGCACCGCCTGATTCCGCTGGCGGGAGACTTTACGCTGCGCCTGCAGGACTACACCGAGGCCGCCGATCAAGAGCCCGTCGGCATTATCTTCGCCAATCCCAATGCGCCCACGGGCTGCGTGCTGGACCTGGATGCCATCCGCCAGATTACACTGGCGCATCCAGATAGCACGGTGGTGGTGGACGAGGCCTACGTGGATTTCGGCGCACAGTCGGCGGCGGTCCTGATTCGCGAACTGCCCAATATTCTGGTCGTGCATACGCTCTCAAAGTCCCGTGCTTTGGCCGGGCTCAGGGTAGGCTATGCGATGGGCTCGCCGGACTTGATCGCCGGGCTGGTGCGGGTCAAGGACAGCTTTAATTCCTATCCCCTGGATCGGGTGGCCCTGGCGGGCGCCCAGGCAGCCATCGAGGACGAGGACTGGTTCGACCAGAGCTGCCAGGCCGTGGTGAATGCCCGCGAGAGCCTGGCTCAAAAACTGCGCTCCCTGGGCTTTACGGTGCTGCCTTCCCTGACGAATTTTCTCTTTGTGACCCACCGGACCCAGGAAGCAGCCGACATTGCTCGCAAGCTGCGCGATGAGGGCATTCTGGTGCGTCACTTTCAGGCGCCGCGCATTGATCAATACCTGCGCATCACGGTCGGTACGCCTGAACAATGCACGCGCTTGTGTGATACGCTGAAAAGCATTCTGGCGGCAGCCTGAGCAATTCACCCGGGCTAATTCCGGTGCTTATGCTGCAGCGCACGAAACGCATTAAAATAACTCGACACTATAACTTCAATAACTGGAGCCTCGTCCATGAGCAACAAAGGGCAAATTCTTCAAGACCCGTTCCTCAACGCTTTGCGCAAGGACCACGTGCCCGTGTCCATCTATCTTGTCAACGGGATCAAACTGCAGGGCCAGGTCGAATCTTTCGATCAATACGTCGTGCTGTTGCGCAATACGGTCACGCAAATGGTCTACAAGCATGCTATTTCCACAGTCGTTCCGGCACGCCCGGTTGCTTTCCAGGTGGACGACTCTGCTGAATAATTTCCCGGTTGCACCGGTGCAACCGATACCCGCCATGCTGCCTGCATCGGCGGGTCTTCATTTTTCCTTGCCCCTGAATCACAGGGGGGCATGCGTATGATTTCCTTGGTGATCAGCGTCGATCTGGGCGAACCCGATTACGCCGCCCACGCCGAGGAATTCCTCATGTTGGCCAGCGGTGCCGGGGCCGAGATCGCCGAAGTCCTGGTGGCCCGCCGCAGCCGACCGGATGCGGCGGGGTTCATCGGTTCCGGGAAAATCGAAGAAGCCGCCGCCCTGGTCCAGGCAACTGGGGCCGAGGTCGTCTTGTTCGACCAGTCTCTCAGTCCGGCTCAACAGCGTAATCTCGAACGCAAGCTGGGGGTCCGGGTGGTTGATCGTGTCGCCCTGATCCTGGATATTTTTGCGTTACGGGCCAAAAGCCACGAAGGCAAACTGCAGGTGGAGCTGGCCCAGCTGCAGCACTTGTCCACCCGCCTGACCCGCATGTGGACCCACCTGGAACGCCAAAGCGGCGGTATCGGGGTGCGTGGGCCGGGCGAGTCCCAGCTCGAAACCGATCGGCGTTTGATCGGGGAACGGGTGCGAGCCTTAAAAGAACGTCTGGATCGGGTACAACGACAGCGCCTGACGCAGCGCCGCGCACGGGTGCGTGGTCAGACCCTGTCAGTGTCCCTGGTCGGGTATACCAATGCGGGTAAATCCACGCTTTTCAATGCGTTGACGCGGGCGGACGCCTATGCCGCCGATCAACTTTTTGCGACGTTGGACACCACCACGCGGCGGGTCTGGATCGAGGGGGCAGGGCAGGTTGTGGTATCCGATACGGTGGGTTTCATCCGTTCCTTGCCCACCATGCTGATTGCCGCCTTCCGGGCCACCCTCGAGGAAACCATTCATGCGGATCTGTTGCTGCACGTGATCGATGCGGCCAGCCCTCAGCGGGACGAGCAGGCGGCCGAGGTCAATCAGGTGTTAAAGGAAATCGGCGCTGACGAGATTCCTCAGATCCGCGTCTATAACAAAATCGACATGGCGGGATATGAACCCCGGGTCGAGCGAAATGAACATGGTACGATTGCGCGAGTCTTCGTCAGTGCCCTGCAACGCAGTGGCCTGGACGGATTGAGGCAGTCGATAGCAGAATTTAAGGGACCAACGGTAAACAATGCGTGGAATGAAACTGTTCAACCTGAATGATCCGGGCTGGGGGCGCGGACAGCAGAACCAGGATGGCGACCCGTCGGGCAGGCCTAAAGGCAATAATGATGGCCCCCCCGATCTTGACCAAGTCTGGCGCGATTTCAATAATCGCCTGACTGGCTTTTTTGGGCGTAAGGGCGGCGGGCGTGGCCCGCGCATGCCATCGGGTGGCGGCGGCTTGCCGTCTATGCCGGGCCCATCGCCGCGGTTTGTGATCTTGCTGATTATTGCCGGCGTTTTGTTGTGGCTGGCCAGTGGTTTCATGATTGTCCAGGAAGGCCAGGTGGCGGTGGTGACGCGTTTTGGCAAGTACGTGCACACCCTTAGCCCCGGCCTGCAGTGGCGCATGCCGTATCCCATCGAAAACTCCCAGGACGTCAATATTGCACGTCTGCGGACTTTCGAAGTCGGGTTTCGTGGCTCGGCGCGCAATAAGGTTCTTTCCGAATCCCTGATGCTGACCAACGACGAAAACATCGTTGATGTGCAGTATGTCGTGCAGTATCGCCTGCGACCCGATGGCGCACCTGATTATTTGTTCAATACAAATCAACCGGATGAATCCGTGCGCCAGGCGGCCGAAACCGCCATGCGCGAGGTCGTCGGCAGCAAGCCCATGGACTTTGTTTTGTATTCCGGTCGAACCGAGGTCGCCTCTGAGGTCCAGTCGCAGGCCCAGAAAATCCTCAATCGATACGACACAGGGATCGAGATATCCACGGTGGCCATCCAGAACGTCCAGCCGCCCGAACAGGTCCAGGCTGCGTTTGACGATGCCGTCAAGGCCGGTCAGGATCGCGAGCGTCAGATCAACGAAGGCAATGCCTATGCCTCCAAGGTCCTGCCCGAGGCCGAAGGCCAGGCAGCGCGCATGGTTCAGGACGCCGAGGGCTATAGCGCTCAGGTCATCGGTCAGGCCCAGGGTGATACCTCGCGCTTCAGCAGCGTAGCGGCCGAATACAACAAGGCGCCTGCCATTACCCGTGAACGTATTTATCTGCAGACCATGCAGGATATCTTCACCGATACGGCCAAGGTCATGATCGATGCGCCCGTCGGCAACAATATGTTGTATCTGCCGCTGGATAAAATCATGCAGCAGGCGGCGTCCGGCAGTAGTCCATCAGCAGCCACCTCGTCAGCAGGCTCATCCAGCAGTTCCCCCGTCAGTACGGCAGGTGCGGCCCATGCCGCCAACCAGGCTTCCTCGTCTGGCACCCCAGCGCGTGGCGTTCCGTCCGGCCTGGATTCGCTGATGTCTAGCCCGTACTCGAACTAGGAGCCCATGATGCAACGTTTTTTTCCTGCCCTGGTCGGTCTGGTATTGTTGGTTGCGGCGCTCTCGTCGTGCCTGTATATCGTGCCGATGCGCGATTATGCCCTGCTGTTCGCTTTGGGTGAGGTCCGCGAGACCATCACCCAGCCGGGGCTTTATTTCAAATATCCACCACCCTTTGAAAACGTCGTTTATCTGGATAAGCGCCTGCAGACCATCGAAAGCCGCGACCCGGAACGCATCCAGACCGCCGAAAAGAAAAACCTGCTGATCGATTCGTATGTCAAATGGCGGATTTCCGATCCGCGTCTGTACTACGTCACTTTCGGTTCCAACAGCGGGGCGGCAGTCGAACGGCTGCAGGCCCAGATCCGCGACGCCCTGAATGCGGCCGTCAACGTACGCACTGTGAAGCAGGTCGTGTCCAGCGATCGTGATGCCATCACCCGCGAAATTCAGGCGTCCGTGGCTCAGCGGGCCAAGCCCCTGGGGGTGGATGTGGTCGATGTGCGCCTGCGCCGCATCGATTTCACCCCTGAAATTTCCGAATCCGTCTATCGCCGCATGGAAGCCGAGCGCAAGCAAGAAGCCAACCGTCTGCGCGCCAGTGGTGCTGCCGACAGCGAACGCATTCGTGCCGAGGCTGACCGCAAACGTCAGGAAGTCCTGGCCAAGGCTTATGCCGAATCTCAGGCAAAGCGTGGTAACGGGGATGCGACTGCGGCCGCCATCTATGCTGAATCCTATGGCAAGGATTCCGAGTTCTACAGCTTTTACAAGAGCCTGGATGCCTATCGTGCGGCATTCTCCGGTTCTGGCAGCACGCTGGTCCTGAGCCCGGACTCCGACTTCTTCCGCTACTGGGATCGCACCCAGCCGAAGCAGGACTAAGGGCCGTCATGCTGTCGAATTGGCTATTACCGGAAAACCTGTCGGATATTCTGCCTGCCGAGGCGCGCCGCATCGAAGAGCTACGGCGCCAGTTGCTTGATCTCTACCGCACGCATGGGTTTGAGCTGGTTGCACCGCCGATGGTGGAATACCTCGACTCGCTGATGCTGGCCGACGACGAGGCGTTGCGCTTGCGCACCTGCAAGCTCGTGGATCAGCTCTCAGGGCTGACCATGGGCGTGCGGGCCGACATGACAGTGCAGGTTTCTCGCATCGATGCGCACTTGCTCAATCGGCCCGGTGTCACACGCCTGTGCTATTGCGGGCCGGTGGTGCATGCGCGGCCTTCAGGGCTGCTGTCGGATCGTGAACTCTTGCAGATCGGGGCCGAGATCTTCGGCCATGCCGGGGTGCAGGCCGATATCGAATGCGTCCGCCTGGCGCTGGAGTCCGTGCGTTGCGCCGGGGTTGCCCAGCCCAGCCTGGACCTGAATCACCCTGGGGTGGGGCGTGCGCTGGTCGATGCCGACCCGGCGCTGATCGATGTGGCCGATACGGTATTCGATCTGCTGAGCTCAAAGGATGCCCCTGGGTTGCAGCTCTTGTGCCGGGACGTCGGCGCCCGCGACGACAGCTTGCGGGCTTTGAAGACGTTGACAACGTTATATGGCGGCTTGGACGTGGTGGATCGAGCGCGCCAGTGCCTGCCGGATCTGCCTGCGGTGCATGCTGCCCTGGATGCCTTGCGGACCCTTTGTCAGGCGCTATCGGATGCGCCGGTGGCCATTGACCTGGCCGATATGGGCGGCAGCTACGGCTATCATTCGGGCGTGGTGTTTTCGATTTACGCGGCAGGCTGGCATGATGCCCTGGTCCGTGGCGGGCGCTACGACGGCATAGGCCGTAAATTTGGCCGTGCCCGGCCTGCTACCGGCTTCAGCCTGGATTTGCGCAAGCTTTCTGCGGGCCTGCCCGACGCCCAGCGTGCCCGTGCCATTCGTGCGCCGTGGTCCGATGACCCCGGCCTGACGCGGGTGGTGGCGGATCTGCGCACTCAGGGCCATATTGTGATTCAACATCTGCCGGGCGAACAGCAGCAGTCTGATGAATTCCAGGTGGACCAGGAACTTATTTCTTCCGACAACGGTTGGGTCTTGCATCCGCTGGCTGTCGCTTAAGATGGTATAAACTTATTTGTTTCCCCAAGGCGGCATGGTGCTGCCACAAGCAAGGCTTATGAGCAAGAACATCGTCGTGATTGGCACCCAATGGGGTGATGAAGGTAAAGGCAAGATCGTGGATTGGCTTGCCGAATCCGCCCAAGGGGTGGTGCGTTTCCAGGGGGGGCACAATGCTGGCCATACCCTCTGGATCAATGGCAAGAAAACCATTCTGCGTTTGATTCCCTCGGGCATCATGCACCCGCATGTCACCTGCTATATAGGCAATGGCGTGGTGCTTTCCCCCGAGGCGCTGCTCAGCGAAATTGCCGAGCTCGAGGCTGCGGGTCTGGATGTGCGTTCGCGCCTGCAGATTTCGGCCGCCTGCCCGCTGATTCTGCCCTACCACGTGGCGCTGGATCAGGCCCGCGAAGCCCGCAAGGGCGAGGGCAAGATCGGCACCACGGGGCGTGGCATTGGCCCCGCCTACGAGGACAAGGTCGCACGGCGCGCCTTGCGCGTCCAGGATCTCTACGATCCGGCCGTGTTCGACGAAAAGCTCGCCGAAGTCCTGGACTACCATAACTTTGTCCTGACTCAATATCTGGGTGCAAAGCCGGTGGATGCGGCCCAGGTGCGCGATCAGGTCATGGCGTTGGCGCCTCAGCTCGAACCCATGGTGTCGGACGTTTCCAGCAATATACACATCGCCCGCAGGGCCGGCCACAATCTATTGTTCGAAGGGGCTCAGGGCACCTTGCTGGACATTGATCATGGCACCTATCCCTTTGTCACCAGCAGCAATTGCGTGGCGGGTGCAGCTGCTGCTGGTACCGGCGTGGGGCCGCAGGCGCTGGACTACGTGTTGGGCATTGCCAAGGCATACACCACGCGGGTCGGCTCCGGGCCGTTCCCTACCGAACTGCTCGACGACACAGGGTTGCGTCTGGCGACAGTCGGCAAGGAATTCGGCTCAGTCACTGGCCGTCCGCGTCGTTGCGGCTGGTTTGATGGCGCGGCCATGAAGCGTTCGGTCATGATCAATGGCCTTACCGGCCTGTGCATCACCAAGCTTGATGTACTCGACGGGGTCGAACAAATCAAGATCGGGGTGGGCTACCGCTATAAGGGTCAGTTCCTGGACGTCCTGCCGTATGGTGCCCATGCGGCCGCCGAGGCCGAGCCCGTCCTCGAGGAAATGGCCGGCTGGACTGAAACCACCGTCGGCATCACCGAATACGACAAGCTCCCGATCAATGCCCGGCGCTATCTCGAACGCATCGCCGAGGTCTGTGACGTGCCTATCGATATGGTCTCCACCGGCCCTGACCGCTTGGAAACCATTGTGTTGCGGCACCCTTTCCAGGGTTGAGCCACCAAAAACCGCAAGCCAGCTTGCGGTTTTTTGATTCATTATCTTTTTATACGGACACACAGGAACGCCATATGAGCATCCCGCCAAGCACCGATCGCGATCTTTGGATCAGTTGGGAGCAATACCACACCCTGATTGAGCGGCTGACCCTGCAGGTGCACGAATCTGCATGGGCCTTTGATAAGATTCTTTGTCTGGCCCGGGGCGGGGTACGTGTGGGGGACGTGATGTCGCGTATTTTTGATGTGCCCCTGGGGATATTGGCCACCAGCAGCTACCGCGAGGCCGCCGGCACCGTGCAGGGGCAGCTGGATATTGCTCAATTCATCACGATCACGCGTGGCACCCTGGAAGGCAAGGTTCTGCTGGTGGATGATATGGTCGATACCGGGTTGACTTTCACCCGCGTGCGCGACCACCTGCTGCAGCAATTTCCCGGAATTACCGAACTACGCACTGCGGTACTCTGGAAAAAAGGCCATGCCCAGGTCCAGCCGGATTATTTCATCGAGGACCTGCCCACGAATCCCTGGATACACCAGCCCTTCGAAGACTATGACAGCCTGCGGCCTCATCAGCTGGAGTCCTGGATTCGCAAAGGTGTACGCACTGCCTACCAAAGCCCCGATTAAGCTGGATTCATCAGTGGATTCATGATAGAATCTTTTGCTGTCCAGATTAAGATATTATTAACCCATAACCGTGGGTGCACCGGCTGATATTAATGGCCGACGCCCATGATTTAACAGGCTACCCAAGGATTTACATGCCGATTGTCCGCCTCAAAGAAAACGAGCCCTTCGAGGCTGCCCTGCGACGCTTTAAGCGCACCATCGAAAAGACCGGTTTGCTGACGGAACTGCGCTCGCGCGAATTCTACGAAAAGCCCACCGCCGAACGCAAGCGCAAGCTCGCCGCTGCGGTCAAGCGTCACTACAAACGCATTCGCAGCCAACAACTGCCGCCGCGACTCTATTGATTGATTCCAGAATCATTCATACAGGATCTACTCGCGCGCGTTGATATCGTCGATATAGTCGGCCGGTATGTACAGCTGCGCAAAGGGGGCGCAAACCTGCTGGGTTTGTGCCCTTTTCACACAGAAAAATCCCCTTCGTTTACAGTCAGCCCCACTAAACAGTTCTATCACTGCTTTGGTTGTGGGGCGCATGGCAGCGCCCTGCATTTTCTGACCGAGCATACCGGCGCGACGTTTCCCGAAGCGGTGCAGTCGCTGGCCGCCAGCGTGGGGATGAGGGTGCCCGAAGAATCGCGCAGCCCCCGGCAACAGGCTGCTGCGAAGGCACGCCACGAAGAATCCAATCGCCAGCGCGATGTCTTGCAACAGGCTCAAGCCCACTATAAGTCCGCCCTGAAAAGCACCCCCGCAGCAGTTTCTTATCTGAAGAAACGCGGCCTCAGCGGTGAAATTGCCGCCCGCTATGGCCTGGGCTGGGCCAGTGCCGACCGGCGCGGCTTGGCAAATGTTTTTGCCCACTATGAAGACCCGGCCCTGATCGAGTCGGGCCTGGTGATCGAAGCCGAGGACGGGCGCCGCCACGATCGCTTTCGTGGCCGAGTGATGTTCCCCATCCATAACACCCGGGGCCAGTTGATTGGCTTTGGCGGGCGTCTGATCGAGCGCGGTGAACCGAAATACCTGAATTCCCCCGAAACCAGCTTGTTTTCCAAGGGCCAT
The nucleotide sequence above comes from Castellaniella sp.. Encoded proteins:
- the hflX gene encoding GTPase HflX gives rise to the protein MISLVISVDLGEPDYAAHAEEFLMLASGAGAEIAEVLVARRSRPDAAGFIGSGKIEEAAALVQATGAEVVLFDQSLSPAQQRNLERKLGVRVVDRVALILDIFALRAKSHEGKLQVELAQLQHLSTRLTRMWTHLERQSGGIGVRGPGESQLETDRRLIGERVRALKERLDRVQRQRLTQRRARVRGQTLSVSLVGYTNAGKSTLFNALTRADAYAADQLFATLDTTTRRVWIEGAGQVVVSDTVGFIRSLPTMLIAAFRATLEETIHADLLLHVIDAASPQRDEQAAEVNQVLKEIGADEIPQIRVYNKIDMAGYEPRVERNEHGTIARVFVSALQRSGLDGLRQSIAEFKGPTVNNAWNETVQPE
- a CDS encoding adenylosuccinate synthase; this encodes MSKNIVVIGTQWGDEGKGKIVDWLAESAQGVVRFQGGHNAGHTLWINGKKTILRLIPSGIMHPHVTCYIGNGVVLSPEALLSEIAELEAAGLDVRSRLQISAACPLILPYHVALDQAREARKGEGKIGTTGRGIGPAYEDKVARRALRVQDLYDPAVFDEKLAEVLDYHNFVLTQYLGAKPVDAAQVRDQVMALAPQLEPMVSDVSSNIHIARRAGHNLLFEGAQGTLLDIDHGTYPFVTSSNCVAGAAAAGTGVGPQALDYVLGIAKAYTTRVGSGPFPTELLDDTGLRLATVGKEFGSVTGRPRRCGWFDGAAMKRSVMINGLTGLCITKLDVLDGVEQIKIGVGYRYKGQFLDVLPYGAHAAAEAEPVLEEMAGWTETTVGITEYDKLPINARRYLERIAEVCDVPIDMVSTGPDRLETIVLRHPFQG
- a CDS encoding ATP phosphoribosyltransferase regulatory subunit, yielding MSNWLLPENLSDILPAEARRIEELRRQLLDLYRTHGFELVAPPMVEYLDSLMLADDEALRLRTCKLVDQLSGLTMGVRADMTVQVSRIDAHLLNRPGVTRLCYCGPVVHARPSGLLSDRELLQIGAEIFGHAGVQADIECVRLALESVRCAGVAQPSLDLNHPGVGRALVDADPALIDVADTVFDLLSSKDAPGLQLLCRDVGARDDSLRALKTLTTLYGGLDVVDRARQCLPDLPAVHAALDALRTLCQALSDAPVAIDLADMGGSYGYHSGVVFSIYAAGWHDALVRGGRYDGIGRKFGRARPATGFSLDLRKLSAGLPDAQRARAIRAPWSDDPGLTRVVADLRTQGHIVIQHLPGEQQQSDEFQVDQELISSDNGWVLHPLAVA
- the hflK gene encoding FtsH protease activity modulator HflK, with the translated sequence MKLFNLNDPGWGRGQQNQDGDPSGRPKGNNDGPPDLDQVWRDFNNRLTGFFGRKGGGRGPRMPSGGGGLPSMPGPSPRFVILLIIAGVLLWLASGFMIVQEGQVAVVTRFGKYVHTLSPGLQWRMPYPIENSQDVNIARLRTFEVGFRGSARNKVLSESLMLTNDENIVDVQYVVQYRLRPDGAPDYLFNTNQPDESVRQAAETAMREVVGSKPMDFVLYSGRTEVASEVQSQAQKILNRYDTGIEISTVAIQNVQPPEQVQAAFDDAVKAGQDRERQINEGNAYASKVLPEAEGQAARMVQDAEGYSAQVIGQAQGDTSRFSSVAAEYNKAPAITRERIYLQTMQDIFTDTAKVMIDAPVGNNMLYLPLDKIMQQAASGSSPSAATSSAGSSSSSPVSTAGAAHAANQASSSGTPARGVPSGLDSLMSSPYSN
- the der gene encoding ribosome biogenesis GTPase Der; the encoded protein is MHFKPVVALVGRTNVGKSTLFNRLTRSRAALVANISGLTRDRHYGEGRVGDRPFIVVDTGGFEPVATRGILVEMARQTAQAIAESDVVLFLVDAREGINAHDHEIARLLRKSGQRVLLVVNKSEGMRDHGTLSQFHELGLGQPHPISAAHGDGIPDLVDQALQPLLQAASNAQDAEAAGDDDAFDPDAVVDHRIKLAIAGRPNVGKSTLINTLVGEDRVIAYDLPGTTRDAIEIEFQRGEKRYTLIDTAGLRRRGKVFETIEKFSVIKTLQAIEASNVVLLLIDAESGISDQDAHIAGFAAEAGRALVVGLNKWDAIDREQREWVQREYDRKLRFLSFAKMLHLSALKGQGIGPVLKAVDAAHAAAFAKLSTPKLTRVLQAAVEQQQPPRKGIFRPKMRYAHQGGQNPPRIIIHGNALDAVPDSYRRYLEGQFREAFKLDGTPLSVEFKSSHNPYLKDNNK
- the hflC gene encoding protease modulator HflC, translating into MQRFFPALVGLVLLVAALSSCLYIVPMRDYALLFALGEVRETITQPGLYFKYPPPFENVVYLDKRLQTIESRDPERIQTAEKKNLLIDSYVKWRISDPRLYYVTFGSNSGAAVERLQAQIRDALNAAVNVRTVKQVVSSDRDAITREIQASVAQRAKPLGVDVVDVRLRRIDFTPEISESVYRRMEAERKQEANRLRASGAADSERIRAEADRKRQEVLAKAYAESQAKRGNGDATAAAIYAESYGKDSEFYSFYKSLDAYRAAFSGSGSTLVLSPDSDFFRYWDRTQPKQD
- a CDS encoding phosphoribosyltransferase, with protein sequence MSIPPSTDRDLWISWEQYHTLIERLTLQVHESAWAFDKILCLARGGVRVGDVMSRIFDVPLGILATSSYREAAGTVQGQLDIAQFITITRGTLEGKVLLVDDMVDTGLTFTRVRDHLLQQFPGITELRTAVLWKKGHAQVQPDYFIEDLPTNPWIHQPFEDYDSLRPHQLESWIRKGVRTAYQSPD
- the rpsU gene encoding 30S ribosomal protein S21 is translated as MPIVRLKENEPFEAALRRFKRTIEKTGLLTELRSREFYEKPTAERKRKLAAAVKRHYKRIRSQQLPPRLY
- the hfq gene encoding RNA chaperone Hfq, whose product is MSNKGQILQDPFLNALRKDHVPVSIYLVNGIKLQGQVESFDQYVVLLRNTVTQMVYKHAISTVVPARPVAFQVDDSAE
- the hisC gene encoding histidinol-phosphate transaminase — protein: MSTLWSDHIAGLIPYVPGEQARIPNLLKLNTNENPYGPSPKAIAAMRAALGDDLRLYPDPHGTALRRVIARRYRLEPDQVFLGNGSDEVLAHVFNAFFLRGGRPLWLPDITYSFYRTYCRFFEVPHRLIPLAGDFTLRLQDYTEAADQEPVGIIFANPNAPTGCVLDLDAIRQITLAHPDSTVVVDEAYVDFGAQSAAVLIRELPNILVVHTLSKSRALAGLRVGYAMGSPDLIAGLVRVKDSFNSYPLDRVALAGAQAAIEDEDWFDQSCQAVVNARESLAQKLRSLGFTVLPSLTNFLFVTHRTQEAADIARKLRDEGILVRHFQAPRIDQYLRITVGTPEQCTRLCDTLKSILAAA